In Rattus rattus isolate New Zealand chromosome 9, Rrattus_CSIRO_v1, whole genome shotgun sequence, a genomic segment contains:
- the LOC116908859 gene encoding 10 kDa heat shock protein, mitochondrial — MAGQAFRKFLPLFDRVLVERSAAETVTKGGIMLPEKSQGKVLQATVVAVGSGGKGKGGEIQPVSVKVGDKVLLPEYGGTKVVLDDKDYFLFRDGDILGKYVD, encoded by the coding sequence ATGGCTGGACAAGCTTTTAGGAAGTTTCTTCCGCTATTTGACAGAGTATTGGTTGAAAGGAGTGCCGCTGAAACTGTGACCAAAGGTGGCATTATGCTTCCAGAAAAGTCTCAAGGAAAAGTATTGCAAGCAACGGTTGTGGCTGTGGGATCAGGCGGGAAAGGAAAGGGTGGAGAGATTCAGCCTGTCAGTGTGAAAGTTGGAGATAAAGTTCTTCTCCCAGAATATGGAGGCACCAAAGTAGTACTAGACGACAAGGATTACTTCTTATTTAGAGATGGCGACATTCTTGGAAAGTATGTCGACTGA